The nucleotide sequence GAAGATGCACTTGAACGGGCGGATGAGCTCTGTAGAAAAAGTGGTGTTAAGCTAACGGAGCTACGCCGCCAAGTACTGGAATTGGTTTGGCACAGTCATAAGCCTCTAGGAGCATATGATATTTTAGCTTTGCTCTCTGATCAGTCAGGGAAAAAGGCTGCCCCGCCTACGGTATATCGAGCGCTCGATTTTCTTCAAGAACAAGGTCTAGTACATCGCATTAGTTCACTCAATGCATTTATTGGCTGTCCAATGCCAGAGCATCAGCATCGGAGCTACTTTCTCATTTGCCGCAATTGTGCAATCGCAATGGAAATTAATAGTAGTACACTGGCTAAAGAGCTCAATCTGTTTGCCCAGCAAGCTGGGTTTACAGTAGAAAATGAAACTGTTGAGGTGGTAGGGCTATGCCCTAACTGTCAGGCAGAGCAATCGAATGTACCTGATTAATTAACCTATGGCTAAGTTACTTGTTTCTTTAACTAATATTGATGTTAGCTTTCAACAACGACAAATATTACAAGGTGTTAACTTAACTCTGCATCAAGGAGAAATCGTAACCTTGATTGGCCCTAATGGTGCGGGTAAAACTACCTTGGTTAAATTGGTATTAGGACTGGTTGAACCTATCAGTGGCGAACGATTTCAGCAACATAACTTACGCATTGGTTATATGCCACAGCGACTGCATATTGAGCCTACCTTTCCTCTAACAGTAGAACGATTTTTAGCATTAGCAGGTCGTTACTCAGCTCAAGAAATTGCAGCAGTGCTAGAGCGAGTAGGTGTATTACGACTGCTGAAGAGCCCAGTTCAAAAAGTGTCAGGTGGTGAAATGCAGCGTATTCTACTGGCACGTGGGCTACTGCGGAAACCTCAATTGATGGTGCTTGATGAACCAGTTCAGGGGGTCGATATCAATGGCCAGAAAGAGCTTTATCAGCTTATTAAGTCGATTCGCAATGAAACAGGATGTGGAGTTTTGATGGTTTCCCATGATTTGCATTTAGTGATGGCTGCGACTGATCGGGTGGTTTGCTTAAATCGCCATATATGTTGTTCAGGCTCTCCTTCACAAATAAGCAACCACCCTGAATATTTGGCACTGTTTGGCGAGCCAGAAAAAGACTTGGCTGTGTATACCCATCATCATGATCACAAACATGGAGTTGATGGCAAGGTCATCAACAATCCAAAGACTTTATAAACATCAAGTTCACTAGCATAAATAAATTAAATAACATTAAGTTATATGGTTGATTTTTTTTGGTTATTAAGTGATGCATTGCTGGCTGGAATAGGCGTAGCAATTGTGGCTGGGCCATTAGGCTCGTTTATTGTGTGGCGGCGAATGGCGTATTTTGGTGATACGTTGGCTCACTCTGCTCTCTTAGGTGTGGCATTAGGCTTTTTGTTGCAGGTAAATCTTACTCTAGCAGTGATCATAGTGTGTTTGCTACTAGCTATATTATTAGTCTCGTTACAGCAGAAGCAGATGATTGCTTCAGATACCTTATTAGGTATTTTGGCACATACCTCTTTGTCTTTAGGTCTAGTTACAATAAGTCTGATGGATAGTACAGAGATTAGTGACAATTTAATGGGCTATTTGTTTGGAGAGCTGCTGGCAGCGACTAAAACAGATATTATCTGGATTATGGCTGGTGGAGCACTTGTTTTGGTGGTGCTTTATTTTCTTTGGAAACCTTTTCTTGCAATAACCGTAGATGAAGACTTGGCAAAGGTAGAAGGTTTGCCTGTTACATGGTTGCGGCTAGCGCTGATGTTATTAATCGCGTTAGTTATTGCTGTGGCGATGAAAATAGTCGGGATGTTATTGATAACATCGTTAATGATTATCCCTGCAGCAACAGCCCAACGTTTTGCTAAAACACCTGAGTGGATGGCCGTTGGAGCAAGCTTAATTGGAAGCTTAGCTGTACTAAGTGGGTTGCTATTTTCTTATCACTGGGACACACAAACGAGTCCTACAATCGTAGTGTGTGCAGGTGCATTATTTTTGTTAAGTATGGTTATGCCAACTTTGTCACAGTTATTTAAGAAAAACCTAAAAAGAGCAGACTAACTGTTAACTTAAAGGTTTGTTACACAATTAAAGCCAGTCATAGATTTAAAGGCTTGCTTAGATAAGGTATTATGTAATCCAGTTTAACTTTATGTTGATTGGCTATTTATTTAACAAAGACATTGAAGATAGGTAACTAAATTAACTGGCTAGATGCTGGATTATTTGGCTAATAGCTTGGTTAACACTTCATATAGTTTAATTAGATAACTCGACATTTAGTTACTGTCATTGGTTATATCCTAGCAGTGCATTTTATAAGTGAAGTGCTTCAATAGGGTTAAGAGCGTTAATCTACGGTTAGTTAGCTCTGCGTATACACACTAAAATAAGATAAACTTTGAGCGTTGCTCAAACCAAGTAAAAGAAAGATAATTTTGTGTACCAGTTAAGTTTTCCCGGGGCTATGAAAAAGTTTGCTTTAAAGGCAGTAAGTCAGCAAATTCTTATTGGCATTACTGCCTTAGTGATGGGCTGTCAGGTAACTACGCCTGTACAAAAGCAGTCGCCAATAGGCTCTCAAACTACGCAAGCTAAGGCAGTAAGTAAATCAGTAGCTGTTCAAACAAAGCTTTCAGCTATACAAGCTGAGCCAGACTATCGGGTGGCTAAAGTCCAGCAAAAAACTGATCAACTGGCTAATAAAATTAAACGTTTGATAGAAACTGGCAACCTGACTAAGCCTGTATCAAATAGTGCATTAACGACTCTCCATCAATTGGAAAGGGAAAAGCCTGATCATCCGGAGCTAAGTAGCTTAAAACAAACCCTTGCCAGTCGCTTGATGAGAGTGGCTTATCATGAATATAGCCAGAACAATCAAGCCAAAGCTTTATACTATGCAAATGTGGCTCAACAAGTGCTTCCTGATATTGCGGGTGGAGAAGAGTTAGTTACTCAAATTCGGCAGCAAGTGAAAGCACAAGTGGCTGCGGCAGTTAGAAACAATAAGACAACTGGCCGAGTAACAATTATTCAGCCTGCAGTTGAAGGAGATGACTCTCTAATAGCGAAGACGTTGTTTGAGTCACTTAGTGATGAGCAGCGTAAGGTATTAGCTGAGTTACCCCAAGATATTAACTCAGTTCTACTCAATATAATTATTTTAAACCAGAATGAAGTTCAAGACCGTTTATTCGATGTGCGTTATGTGCTGGATAGTATTGTCGATCAGATGGTTAAAGAGAATGCCCGAGCAGTGGTCACTACTCGTTCGATGAAGGATTCAAGGTGGCTAGCAGCATTATTAAAAACTCGAATTCGTCAGGTTAATCCCTATTTTGAGCTACATTTGCTGAAACGGGTGAATAAAGAGCTAAAACCTCATATTGCACTTTATGCTCAATAGGGTGCCCTCACAAATAGTAGCCTTCCATTAGGACTTCATTGGAAGGCTAACAATGTAAACCTACGCTTTGGTTATATTCATTAAAGACGGCAGATACTGCCTTCTTATTTTCTGCCAATATACTCTGGCCATTAAACCAAC is from Spartinivicinus poritis and encodes:
- a CDS encoding Fur family transcriptional regulator, giving the protein MSRFDKQTLLLTPHDHGQCIEDALERADELCRKSGVKLTELRRQVLELVWHSHKPLGAYDILALLSDQSGKKAAPPTVYRALDFLQEQGLVHRISSLNAFIGCPMPEHQHRSYFLICRNCAIAMEINSSTLAKELNLFAQQAGFTVENETVEVVGLCPNCQAEQSNVPD
- the znuC gene encoding zinc ABC transporter ATP-binding protein ZnuC — translated: MAKLLVSLTNIDVSFQQRQILQGVNLTLHQGEIVTLIGPNGAGKTTLVKLVLGLVEPISGERFQQHNLRIGYMPQRLHIEPTFPLTVERFLALAGRYSAQEIAAVLERVGVLRLLKSPVQKVSGGEMQRILLARGLLRKPQLMVLDEPVQGVDINGQKELYQLIKSIRNETGCGVLMVSHDLHLVMAATDRVVCLNRHICCSGSPSQISNHPEYLALFGEPEKDLAVYTHHHDHKHGVDGKVINNPKTL
- the znuB gene encoding zinc ABC transporter permease subunit ZnuB, yielding MVDFFWLLSDALLAGIGVAIVAGPLGSFIVWRRMAYFGDTLAHSALLGVALGFLLQVNLTLAVIIVCLLLAILLVSLQQKQMIASDTLLGILAHTSLSLGLVTISLMDSTEISDNLMGYLFGELLAATKTDIIWIMAGGALVLVVLYFLWKPFLAITVDEDLAKVEGLPVTWLRLALMLLIALVIAVAMKIVGMLLITSLMIIPAATAQRFAKTPEWMAVGASLIGSLAVLSGLLFSYHWDTQTSPTIVVCAGALFLLSMVMPTLSQLFKKNLKRAD